The Selenomonadales bacterium genome includes the window ATTGACCGTCTGCCACTTTATTTTCGTACACTTCGTATGAGTCAAGAAGCCGGAAAAGAAATCATATCATCTGAAGAACTCGGTAAAACGCTCGATGTAACGCCCGAACAGATCCGCAAAGACCTTGCATCATTCGGTCAGTTCGGCAAAAAAGGTGTAGGCTACTTCGTCAGAGAATTGACGCGTAACATCAGCGAGATACTTGGACTTCAATATCATTTCAACATCGCAGTCGTTGGGGTGGGGCATCTCGGCGCTGCACTGGCTAATTATCAAAACATCGGTTCGCTCGGCTTTCGGGTCGTGGCACTGTTTGACTCTGATCCCGAACTCAAAGGGAAAGTCATCAACGGTGTGGAAGTCGAATCAATGTCATCCTTGGTTCAAAGTGTAAAAGAGAAAAACGTAAATATCGGTATCATCGCCGTTCCGGCAACACATGCACAAATGGTCGCAGACAAGCTGGTGGCAGGTGGGGTAGACGGTATTTGGAACTTTGCTCCCGTTCGCATCAATGTTCCGCCGAATGTTCAGATCATTCATGAGGACTTATCGATCGGACTAAGCAGTTTATCGTATCACATTGCGAGAAATATGGTGAAAAATATTGACGAATAACAATATCTATCATTTTTTTGGCAGGAATTTTACGATGGGTCTAGAACCTATATAAATGAACATTATTTCACAATAACTAAATAGCCGAAATTCTACCGTCAAAGCAGTCAATTTTATGTGTCGTTTGACGGTACTGTTGCGCAAACTGTTAGTAAAATGTGTGATATGTTCCTATATAGTAAGTATAGAAAAATTTTTATTCAAGTTGACGAATAGGGAATCCTTTCGTTAAAAATTACTTGGGGGGAAAATTTGTAATGATTGACATTCTTGATCGTATTCGCAACACAGAACTTCATTCCAAAATCGTTACGGCTGATGTCGCTGCTCAGGCGATCAAACCGAACATGAACGTAGGTATCAGTGGTTTTACGCCGGCCGGTTATCCGAAAGCAGTTCCGATGGCATTGGCAAAAATCATGAAAGAAACTCCGTTCAAAATCAATATCTGGTCCGGCGCTTCCGTTGGTGATGAGTGTGACGGTGAGCTCGCAAGAGTAAACGGTATCCATCATCGTATTCCGTATCAGACAAACGGCGATTTGAGAAAAGGATTGAACTCCGGTCAGATTGAATATTG containing:
- a CDS encoding redox-sensing transcriptional repressor Rex — protein: IDRLPLYFRTLRMSQEAGKEIISSEELGKTLDVTPEQIRKDLASFGQFGKKGVGYFVRELTRNISEILGLQYHFNIAVVGVGHLGAALANYQNIGSLGFRVVALFDSDPELKGKVINGVEVESMSSLVQSVKEKNVNIGIIAVPATHAQMVADKLVAGGVDGIWNFAPVRINVPPNVQIIHEDLSIGLSSLSYHIARNMVKNIDE